GCGGCGGCGGGCAATTTCGGCATCTACGAAGCAGCACCCGGCGAGGGCTTCAAGATCATGGGCGTCGATGCCAATCATTGCGACCTGGCCGGCGGCACGATGTATGATGCGGCGCTCAAGCGCGTCGACCAGGCAATCATGCAGTCGGTCGACGCCATCATGGGCGGGGCCAAGCAGACCTTCGCCTCCTACGGCCTGGCGGAGAACGGCGTTGGCGGGGTTGTCCTCGATTCAGACGCCGATCTGGCAACAAGCGGATGCCTGATCGCTGATGAGGCAGAGACCGTTGCCAAGGTTCGTGCCATCGCCGACCAGATCATTTCCGGCGACATCAAGGTCAACGACCCGCTGTCGGCGAACTGATCGGTGCCTGGTATGAAAGGCGTCAACCGTTGAACGATGCCGGTACATCTCAGCCTGCGGTCTGCAGGCTGAGCGGAATATCTAAGTCCTTCGGGGATGTGAAAGCCCTTTCGGATGTCAGTTTTGACGTCCGGAAGGGTGAATTCCTTGCTATTGTCGGCGAGAACGGTGCCGGCAAGTCAACCGCGATGAGCATCCTGTTCGGCCTGCTGGAACCTGATACCGGCCATATTGAAATCGACGGCAAACCCCGAAAGCTCAAATCGGCACGGGACGCGATCGATGCCGGCTTCGGCATGGTGCATCAGCATTTCAAGCTCTATCCAGATCTGACGGTTCTCGAGAATGTCCTTGTCGGCGATGAAGGCGCAAACGGCCTCGGGCTCATCCCGTTCCGTGACCGCAGAAAGGCCTTTAAAAAACTGGTCAGCGAGTTCTCTTTTTCGCTGGACCCGGACCGCAAGGTGTCCGACCTTCCGGTCGATGCACGCCAGCAGTTGGAAATCGTCAAAATGCTCTCTCGTGGAGCGTCGACGGTCATCCTCGATGAGCCTACCGCGGTTTTGACCCCGCAGGAAAGCCTTGCTCTCTATACGATGCTCAAAAAGCTCTGCGCCCAAGGAAAGTCCGTTGTGCTGATCACCCACAAGCTGGGTGAAGTGATGGACAATTCGGAGCGCGTGTTGGTGATGCGCCAAGGCGAACTGGTTGCCGAGCGCCAGACGGCGGACACCAACCCGGATGAACTTGCCGAACTCATGGTAGGACGCCAGATCGAAGCCGTTGAAAAAGTCAGCGGCGTGCGAGCCGAAGTGGTCGCTTCACTCCAGGATGTGAGCGTTGCCGGACTGTCGGACAAACCTGCACTTGATGCGGTTTCCTTCGATTTGCGGGCAGGAGAGATTTTCGGTGTGGCCGGGGTTTCCGGAAACGGGCAGAAAGAGCTGGTCAACGCGATTGTGGGTCTCGAAACAATCTCGGGCGGCACAATTTCGTTTCAGGACCGCACAATCTCGGCAATGAGCGTGGCGCAGCGACGCGCCGCCGGTATTGGCTACATGGCCGAAGACCGTATGGCCATGGGCCTGGCCGCAAGGGGATCGGTTGCGGAAAACCTGATATCAGGACGCGAAGGCCGGCCGGAATTCTCCGCCTCCGGATTCTTGCGCGCACGCCGGATCAGGCAGTTTGCGCGCGAGCTTGTGAAGAGTTTCGACATCCGCACACCAAGTGCGCAACAGCAAGTCGGCAATCTGTCGGGAGGGAACCAGCAGAAGGTCATCGTTGCCCGCGAACTGTCAGCCAAACCGAGGTTTCTGGTGGTGGAAAACCCCTGCTGGGGCATCGATGTCGGCGCGATTTCCTTCATCCATCAGCAAATTCTCGACCTTGCCGCCGATGGTGTGGCCGTTCTTTTGATCAGCAATGATCTTGAGGAACTCTTTGCGCTCAGCGACCGGGTGGGCGTGATGTTCGAGGGCCGGATGAATCGTATCTTCGACCGCTCGGAGCTCGACGCCTTCGCCGTGGGCGCGGCCATGTCCGGCACAATGGGGGAAGCTGCATGATCCGGTCGCAACGAAATGCCGTGCTCGTGCCGCTGCTTGTCATCGGTGCAGGAATTTTGATCCTGCTGGCGCTGCCGCAGACCCGGGACGTCGTTGTCGGCTTCGTCAATGGCGCCTTTGGCGGACGCAACAATTTCAACTTCTTTTCCACGCTGAGCCGCTACTCGATCATTCTGGGCATGGCGATGGCGGTGCTTGTCTCGTTCCGTGCCGGGCTTTTGAACATCGGTGGCGAAGGCCAATTGGTACTGGGCGGGCTGACGGCAGCCATTGTCGGCGTCTATCTGCCGGGACCGCCCCTGCTCGTCGCTGTCGCGGCGGTACTGGCTGCCATGACCGCAGGCGCGTCATGGGCGGTTCTCGCCGGTGTCCTCGATCGCGTTGCAAAAGTCCCGCTGCTGATCGGCTCACTCTTGCTGAACTACCCCGCCCACTTCATTGCCTCCTATTTCGTCTCCCATCCGCTACGGGACGTCGCAAGCGGAGCAACCCAGTCGCACAAGATCATGTCAGAGGCCCGCTTGCCGAGATTTCCGGGCACAATCCTCGACTACGGCATCCTTTTGATCGGTGCGACGGCGATCCTGATCATCCTTCTGGAACGTACCTCCGTCTTCGGATACCGGGTCCGCATGCAAGGCTACAGTTTCGGCTTTGCCAGAA
This portion of the Hoeflea prorocentri genome encodes:
- a CDS encoding ABC transporter ATP-binding protein: MNDAGTSQPAVCRLSGISKSFGDVKALSDVSFDVRKGEFLAIVGENGAGKSTAMSILFGLLEPDTGHIEIDGKPRKLKSARDAIDAGFGMVHQHFKLYPDLTVLENVLVGDEGANGLGLIPFRDRRKAFKKLVSEFSFSLDPDRKVSDLPVDARQQLEIVKMLSRGASTVILDEPTAVLTPQESLALYTMLKKLCAQGKSVVLITHKLGEVMDNSERVLVMRQGELVAERQTADTNPDELAELMVGRQIEAVEKVSGVRAEVVASLQDVSVAGLSDKPALDAVSFDLRAGEIFGVAGVSGNGQKELVNAIVGLETISGGTISFQDRTISAMSVAQRRAAGIGYMAEDRMAMGLAARGSVAENLISGREGRPEFSASGFLRARRIRQFARELVKSFDIRTPSAQQQVGNLSGGNQQKVIVARELSAKPRFLVVENPCWGIDVGAISFIHQQILDLAADGVAVLLISNDLEELFALSDRVGVMFEGRMNRIFDRSELDAFAVGAAMSGTMGEAA
- a CDS encoding ABC transporter permease, which produces MIRSQRNAVLVPLLVIGAGILILLALPQTRDVVVGFVNGAFGGRNNFNFFSTLSRYSIILGMAMAVLVSFRAGLLNIGGEGQLVLGGLTAAIVGVYLPGPPLLVAVAAVLAAMTAGASWAVLAGVLDRVAKVPLLIGSLLLNYPAHFIASYFVSHPLRDVASGATQSHKIMSEARLPRFPGTILDYGILLIGATAILIILLERTSVFGYRVRMQGYSFGFARTSGYPTGKLYYRTLMISGAIAGMTGYTAVFGLNQRYIDGMLTIPLYAWTGVAAVLLAAIIPWVTPITAFFFAMLATGAVGMERSADIPREMGQIVQAVIVLYLAGVSGKILSSNVGKDH